actataagcataatctttataaataattatattaactatttaattttaatatattataatagcatctatctaagtaaattttctaagttataattaaatatgtgagtaatttctctctctctcacacacacacacactatattgtaattgatgctaataacttcttttttcattcgttcatcactaataatgcatgacatagattaatcgatatataggtcgagacgttttgatgaatcatcgattaatattcatcgatacatctaagtaagttataagtcgatgaaacaatttacaaatagatatatttgatgataaagtatatatactaattagtatcttcccaagtctatccctaaaagaacccgactttgtggtcctagcgcttcgtgttcttatatatatatatatatacacacacaaacacacttcactgtaatactttaactatatatatagcttgttatagtatatgttagtgtgtatatatatagcttgttaaagtttgaccatgtttgacctattaatttaactcgtttacttaatactaatatcttctttcgtttatttaatttgtgatccatatatatatgtcaaagatgtttagtattaattcttttatttttcattcattcatcactaataatgcatggcatagctagattaatcgatataagtcgagacgttttgtttttactattagtcgatataggtcaaacgttttgtttttaatattcatcgatgcatctaagtaagttataagtcgataaatcaatttacaaatagcatgttatatatagtatatgttagtgtattcattatttgtattacaaaagtgttaacgaattacatttatattatttagatagtaaatataaaagtaattcgaaagtttgatcaatgttgacgtaataaccgaccaactttggtcggttattttgcagaaaataacaattaccaaccaaagttggtcggtaattttaaatataaattcttaaatattataaaatattttaaataataaaataattattaaaatttaaaaaattagatccagattaccgaccaacgttggtcggtaatccaaaattttcttgtctgaccagctgggtcaattcgttgaccaatttaccgaccaacgttggtcggtatttaggtttaaaaaatgtaaaaaaaaatttcCCCAGTTTCCGTCCAACCTGAATGGTttttggtcgctatttttgaccgaccaacgttggtcggaaatAGTTATCACTTCAAACTAGTATAAGGGATAATAGGACCCTTATAAAGTTTAGGTGTCTAGTTGAAAAAACAGCCGAAGTTTATCACTTCAAACTAGTATAAGGGGTAAATATACTAATTCTTGgttaaatataaaaattttgttttgatatcttgctatgataataatactattagAGAACACTAACCTCTAAATTGAAAGTTGAAATATCCTACAATTCCTGTAACCCATCCCCGTACTCCCCCTCCCCCTCACCCTCAATCCTTCATTTCTCTTTCCTTCACTAATTCTTGTTTTCCTCCGTTTCCTTTTACCGtttctcctttctctttcctCCACCGATTCTACCCCCCACCCCAAAACAATCTCCATAACCAAAAACTTCCACCATTtcattccttctttttcttcttcctcctttTCATAATGATGACTACTCTAAAATCTGATCAACTCAAACAGCTAAAAGACATATTCATGCGTTTCGACCTCGACGGCGACGGCAGCCTAACACAACTAGAACTCGCCGCCCTTCTCCGCTCTCTCGGCCTCAAACCCAGCGGCGATCAACTCCACGCATTACTCGCCAAAATAGACCACAATGGCAACGGATCCATCGAATTCGACGAACTCGTAAATGCCATAATGCCTGATATGAATGAAGACATTTTAATGAATCAAGATCAGCTCATGGAACTTTTCCGGTCGTTCGATCGCGACGGTAACGGATACATTACCGCCGCTGAACTCGCCGGACAAATGGCCAAAATGGGTCATCCTTTAACGTACCGAGAATTGTCGAATCTCATGCAAGAAGCTGATACGAATGGAGATGGTGTAATAAGTTTCAATGAGTTTGCTAATATTCTTGGAAAATCTGCAACTGATTTTCTTGGCCTAACTGTCTCTTAACCGGTGGTATAAATAATTTTCGGTACGTTTTATAAGGTGGTCTTTCGTGTCATTTTCATCCAACATGGCATCATTAACGTTAAATTAAATGAATCTTTTGTTGATGGATTGTTGACAGATTTGGATGATATTGACTCGGTTTAATAGACCTTTGTTGTATTTTTATGCTTACGATTTTTTAATTTTAGCTTTTGTGTTTTTTAAGGTTAGATTATAGGATTCTATATGTCCCCTTTTACATCTAAATGAAATACACTGACAAGTTTAAGGACTGTCGATGTATTCGGCGCGAAAGAATGTTGTATTGAGGTTACGCGAGCCTAGATGTATTTGAATTAAGGAGGATAAGGACAATTGATGAAATTGTAATGTCTTTTTTAACTCTTGTAACTATTATATTGGCATGTTATGTCTTCATATTGTTGTCATCTATGAAAGGGACTTCTTTAATTGGAAATTGAATGGTACTATATATGCATGAAAAGTGCAAGACACTTATCTTTTTCTTCATTGACTGTGGAATCAGGATTTTTTGTGTCAGTTCTGTGCCAGGATATTCCTCTTTCTGGATGATGCCAAAACTAGCttaaattttttaaatgttaATGAAGTGAAGTTCTTTCTTTTTTGTACTTAAAATATTTCGAACCATTGTTCGATTTCAAACATAATATTGTATTTCAACTTGTTTCCAATTGAGGTATAGTTATATTATTATTCAATGCATAACATTGTCCGTGGAAACTTGTTTTTCTTTTGGTGTGTTGTGTGCAATTATGGAAGAAGTCAGCTATACTTCACTTAACTTTTATTAGAATCacgtatacggtcaaaatcgagctcgCCTACAACTTGGTAGATTAGGCTTGGAACGTAGCAATCAAGGACTGAAGATCGACCTCGAGTTCCTCCGAGCTAAAACCCGGGGTCGGAATGCCTGCTTTCGAGGAACAGTGAGTCCGGTGTCAACCTTAGCCTCAAACGAGCTCGGAGAAACATTGTTGAGATAActaacagaagaccgaaatatccgtgaccggtcggATATTGCAACGGGAACCTCGGCACATATCAGTAAGGAGCTGGCAATCAGCGAatcaagagatctttaccttttatGGAAATGTACCTAGAGTATAACTCATCTACTATAAAAatggggtctgataattcattcaacacattgtaacacgtatcccaaagcaatatattattattctctTTAAGTTCTTATTATTCTCTTGTTGTTCTATTCTGATATCAatcaaaaagtacttttggctcgagggtggctaaccttccaaggctaagactgttcaacttgtgtggttaGCATTTACTTTTTCATtacttatttcaattgcaatctgaTTTATCGTTTTGTATCATGTTagatcatgtatccttaaaaccacttataaattcaattgttatccgattttgagggtaaacagtttggcgcccaccgtgggggctaaggataatagtggttatttgatacaaatctccataacacacactattttacgcttgttctttgaagtgtctttaatttcaggttaaaacacaaaatgtcaaactctcaatcagcaACACCCCTACATGTGGACAACGAGTTCGGCCATCaaggtgaaaataacaacatagcgccCGATGATGAGGTGCCGCCTGTTGATCCAATCGGAATTCCTGTCGCGGGCCCGATTGAtgctaattcacatgtggctatcgacgCAACTTTGCCTACCGACCCCGAGAATAGCGTTCGCGGTAGAGCCCGATTGGCAactcaaaacacataaaacatTGGATGAGACGGGATCAGtttacgggtgatcttcgaaatgttgcaggctcaacatgcagcgatagctcagttacagaaccaaagccGTGCACCGAGCAGGGTTGAACCCGATCCACCCGAGGAAGTCACCCGCAGGGATGAACCGGTCGCAGAAAGGTCAAATGAACATTAATCAGGGGCTAACCCCAatatcataaagatgctcgaagagctgacaaaacggatagaatcaggggagaagaaaatcgaagctaatgataaaaaggtggaaacctacaattccagggtagacTAGATCTGAGgagcaccaccaatattgaaaggcctagattccaagaagttcgtgcaataaccttttcctccgagcacGGCTCCGAATCCAATCCCTAAGAAatttcgcatgcccgagattgctaagtataacggaacgaccgactcaaatgagcatgtaacctcttacacATATGCCACAGAGTCAAGAAGGACATCGATCGTGAACCGAGACCAAACAGGGATCGGTACCAGCCGTATAATGGAGACCAAAGAAGTAGTGGGTCCAGGCAGAACTCTAtaagaaatgaaaggagaagtgatcgagtcAGAGCAACCGGGTACTCATGAGAAAAAACAGCTTTGATAGGCCCATCGGGCCTAAAGAAAGCATCGAGGTTATCgaaatacaactttaatgtcgatGTTGCCACCATTATATCaactatcggacgcatcaaagataccaaatggcctcgacctataCAATATGATCCAACCCAAAGGTATCCTAACCAGATATGTAAATATCATGAGACTCACGGCCACAAAACGGAGGATTGTCGACagttaagagaggaagtagctcgattattcaacaacgggcatcttCAAGAATTCCTGggcgaccgagccaagaattaTTTCAGGAATATGGATTCTAACAAATAGACCGAACAAGAataacctcaacacgtcattaacatgatcattggtggggtcgATGTCCCTTAGGGGCCGATGTTAAAACACACCAAAGTGTCCATCACGAGGGAGAAACGAATTCGAGATTACATACtggaaggaaccttgtccttcaacgacgaggacgcggaagggatcgtgcagccccacaatgatgcactggtaatatt
The nucleotide sequence above comes from Nicotiana tabacum cultivar K326 chromosome 12, ASM71507v2, whole genome shotgun sequence. Encoded proteins:
- the LOC107813572 gene encoding putative calcium-binding protein CML16 codes for the protein MMTTLKSDQLKQLKDIFMRFDLDGDGSLTQLELAALLRSLGLKPSGDQLHALLAKIDHNGNGSIEFDELVNAIMPDMNEDILMNQDQLMELFRSFDRDGNGYITAAELAGQMAKMGHPLTYRELSNLMQEADTNGDGVISFNEFANILGKSATDFLGLTVS